The following coding sequences lie in one Manis javanica isolate MJ-LG chromosome X, MJ_LKY, whole genome shotgun sequence genomic window:
- the NAA10 gene encoding N-alpha-acetyltransferase 10 → MNIRNARPEDLMNMQHCNLLCLPENYQMKYYFYHGLSWPQLSYIAEDENGKIVGYVLAKMEEDPDDVPHGHITSLAVKRSHRRLGLAQKLMDQASRAMIENFNAKYVSLHVRKSNRAALHLYSNTLNFQISEVEPKYYADGEDAYAMKRDLTQMADELRRHLELKEKGRHMVLGSTENKAESKGNSLPSSGEACREEKGLAAEDSGGDSKDVSEVSETTESTDIKDSSEASDSAS, encoded by the exons ATGAACATCCGCAATGCAAGG CCAGAGGACCTAATGAACATGCAGCACTGCAACCTCCTGTGCCTCCCCGAGAACTACCAGATGAAATACTACTTCTACCACGGCCTGTCCTGGCCCCAG CTCTCTTACATCGCAGAGGATGAGAATGGGAAGATTGTGGGGTATGTCCTGGCCAAAAT GGAAGAGGATCCGGATGACGTGCCCCATGGACATATCACCTCACTG GCTGTGAAGCGTTCCCACCGGCGCCTTGGACTGGCTCAGAAGCTGATGGACCAGGCCTCCCGAGCCATGATAGAGAACTTCAATGCCAAATACGTCTCTCTGCATGTCAGGAAGAG TAACCGGGCCGCCCTGCACCTCTATTCCAACACCCTCAACTTTCA GATCAGTGAAGTGGAGCCCAAATACTATGCAGATGGGGAAGATGCATATGCAATGAAGCGGGATCTCACCCAGATGGCTGATGAG CTAAGGCGGCACTTGGAGCTGAAGGAAAAGGGCAGGCACATGGTGCTGGGCTCCACTGAGAACAAGGCAGAGAGCAAGGGCAACTCACTTCCAAGCTCGGGAGAGGCCTGTCGTGAGGAGAAGGGCCTGGCTGCTGAGGACAGTGGTGGTGACAGCAAGGACGTCAGCGAGGTCAGCGAGACCACTGAGAGCACTGACATCAAGGACAGCTCAGAGGCCTCTGACTCGGCCTCCTAG